TCAGGCACATCTCACGAATTCGTTGAAGCGTTATTATGGTCAGATGCCAAAGGAAATCATCAAGCCTGCGCCATGATCTACAAAGCCGTGTAGAATTCTTTTGAAACAGACTCCTCTTTTTGGATGGTATCAACAATGATCAAAATTGCTCCCATTACCTTGGAAGGTCACGGCATTCGGCTTGAACCGCTAACCTTTGAACACGAAGCGGATCTCTCAGCGGCGGCAGCGGATGGCGAACTGTGGAATCTTTGGTTTACCTCTGTGCCGCAGCCGGAAGAGACCAAAGCGTATATTGAAACTGCTTTGGCTGGTTATCAAGCCGGTCATATGTTGCCGTGGGCGGTCCGCGAGTTGACGACGGGAAGGATCATCGGGAGCACCCGCTATCATGATGTGATTGCCAATATCGACCGGGTGGAAATCGGTTACACCTGGTATGCCAAAAGCTGGCAGAAGAGTCATGTCAACACGGTTTGTAAGTTATTGCTTCTCGCTCATGCCTTTGATACGCTTGGTTGTAAAGTGGTGGGCTTGCGCACCGATAATTTCAACTTCAATTCGCAAAAAGCGATTGAAGGTTTGGGGGCTAAAAAGGACGGCATCTTGCGTCATCATGCCATGCGTCGCGACGGGTCTGTTCGTGATAGCGTCATGTACAGCATTCTGGTCACCGAGTGGCCCGGTGTAAAACAGAATCTCCGATTTCGGCTGGCTCGTCACGGAACATTGTAGGTTGTCGTTTTTTTCCAAGACGAACCCTCCTTCTCCCTTTATCATAGGGAGACACTTACTGTTCAAAAGGAGAAACCATGAGAAAAATAATTGTGCATGAATTCATTACGTTGGATGGTGTCATTCAGGCACCGGGCAGCCCCACCGAAGATACCGATGGCGGCTTCACTCACGGCGGTTGGACGCTTCCCTACTGGCATGACGAGATCGGCGCGCACTTCGGGCAGATCTTTGCGGACGCCGATACCCTGCTGCTCGGGCGCAAGACCTGGGAAACTCATGGGGAGGCGTTCGAGCCGAACTCAGCGGAAGACCCGTTCAACGGCTTCAAGAAATATGTTGTGTCCAATACCTTGAAGTCCGCAGATGCCTGGCGGGACTCAACCATCATCCGGGGGAATGTGATCGAAGAAGTCCGCAAGTTGAAAAGCCAGCCGGGTAAGAACATCGTCATGGATGGGAGCAGCGTTCTGGTTCAGGCATTGATTGAAAACGAGTTGGTGGATGAGATCGCCCTGCATGTCTATCCGTTGGCGCTTGGCGGCGGCAAACACTTATTCCCGGAAGGAAAGCGCGTCAATCTCAACCTGATAGAGTCTTCTTCGCTTCCAACCGGTGTCGTGTATCAACGCTTTCAGCTCGCATAAAAAATCAAAGAGCAAGAGGATACAAGGAGACTGCATGAAAATCCATTTGGTTGACGGAACTTATGAGTTATTCCGCGCGCATTTCGGCGCACCGCCTAAGAAAGCCCCCAACGGACAGGAAGTTGGCGCAACCCTTGGGCTGATTCGCAGCATGCTTTTGCTTCTCTCCGGCCCCGAAGTGACTCACGTCGCTGTGGCGTTCGACCATGTGATCGAGTCGTTCCGCAATAAGATGTATGCAGGCTATAAATCCAGCGAAGGCGTGGACCCGGTGATCCTGAATCAGTTTCCGCTGGCTGAGGCGTCGATAAAAGCCTTGGGTATGGTGACCTGGCCCATGTCCAAGTTTGAGGCGGACGATGCGATTGCTGCCGCAGTGGCGAAGTTCAAGAAGGTTAAATCGGTGGAGCAGATCGTCATTTGTTCCGTCGATAAAGACCTGACGCAAATGGTGGATGGCGACCGCGTCGTATGCTGGGATCGCCGCCGTGAAATTACGTTGAATGAAAAAGGTGTGATCGAAAAGTTCGGCGTGCCGCCTGAATCAATACCCGATTTTCTCGCACTCGTAGGTGACTCAGCCGATGGTTACCCAGGTATTCAAGGCTGGGGCGAGAAATCTACATCAGCTGTTCTGGCGAAGTACAAGCATATTGAGTCCATTCCCAAAGACCCAAACAAAATTCCGCTGAGTTTGGGGCGGGCAACAACCCTGCTCGAAAATTTGCAGAAGAATTATAAAGATGCCTTGTTATTTAGAGAATTATCCACCTTACGAACCGATGTTCCTATAAAAGAAACTCTTGCAGATCTAAAATGGCAGGGCGTTTACCCACGGTTTAAGAAGGTTTGCGAGGAACTGGGAAACCAAAGCATTCCAGAGCGTATCACCAGGTGGAGGAAGTAAAAAGACTTTTTAGATTATGCTTTACTTGATGGTTTTTACGGTCTTGTTCCTTATTGTCATCCTTAGCGCGTTATGGATGATCGTCCCTGCATTTTTTGGTCCACCCTCCATCCCTACCCGGATGAACCGCATCCGCAAAGCGTTGCAACTTGCAAACCTCCAACCCGGAGAGACCGTCTACGATCTCGGCGCCGGGGATGGACGTGTGCTGTTGATCGCAGCAAACGAATTCAATGCCAAAGCGGTTGGTGTGGAAGTCGGACCCGTCCAATGTCTGTTAATTAAATTGCGCGCTCTTGCCAGCGGACATGGCGATAAGATTCGTGTGAAGTGGGGAAATTATTTTAAGGCAGAGCTTAAAGATGCCGATGTGGTCTTTATCTACGCCACTTCAAAAGAGACAATCAAACTTGCAGGTCATTTAAAAACGCAAATGAAGTTGCGAGCGCGGCTCGTTTCAATCTCCGCAGATTTCCCGGAGTGGGAACCCACTTTCATCGACGAATTGGATTTGATCTTCCTTTACGTCATGCCGCCTGTTGATGGAAGCCCCGCTACATACTTCATTAAAAAGGCAGGCTAATTTCTTATGCGCCCAATTTATACATCGATGATTTTACGCCTTCATCCAGCAGTTTAAACTCATTTTTCTCCAACACTCGCTTCGAGCCCAGATTGCGATTTGCCACTTCAGCATATAACGGGCGGTTTCTGACAATCACTAAAAATTCCGCGACCGCCGCACTTGCGATTCCTCTTTTCCAAAATTCCCTGCCGATCCAATATCCAATTCTTTGCTCGTACTTGCTTTCTTTCCAACAAATGATGTGACCCGCGACCTTTTCTTTGTAGACGATGGTCCGCGCGGTCACATTTTTGTCTCTCAATATCCCTTCCCAATGCCGCATGAACTCGCCGCGATCTTTGGAGGGATAGGCAGACAAGGCAACCGCTTCAGGGTCAAGCTGCTGTTGAAACAAGATGGACAGGTCCGCTTCGATTACTGGACGTAGGGTTATCTTCGCCATTACGGAATTTTATCAATATCGTACGGGGTGAGCAGAAGAAACAAAATGTCTCTTCTTAAAAGTGTAGGAAGATGCATGCCATCCTTTCATCTTCCAGGCATGAACGACAGCGTCATTTTTATTTGCCGAAATTAAAGCCTGAACTTTCTGTTTGGTTGCGAGGATTCGCAGGGTCGGCTTCTCCGCCTCTTTCGACTCGAGAGAATATTTAATTTCGTGCGGTCATATAGGCGAATCCGAATGTGTCAAGCCCGTGCGGATAGGACTTCATGCCCCCTTGCCAGTCAGGCAATTTGGTCTTATATTCTCACGGAATTTTAATGGTTGAAGATGTTCCCGGATAAATCCGTAATTTGCCCAGTCACGATCGGACGAGATAACGACCTGCAGCGATTGCAAGGTCTTTTCGCACACGCCTTGGAAGGCAATGGACAGATTGCATTGATCTCGGGCGAAGCCGGGATCGGTAAAACCCGCTTCGCAAATGAAGCCGAAACCTGGTCTGCCCAAAGGGGGTTGGTGCTACGGGGAAATTGTTTCCAAACCGAAAGCGCTCAACCTTATGCACCTTTGCTTGACCTGCTTCGATATTTTCTTGCAACTCGTTCCAAAGACGAGATCAAACGGGCAATCGGTCCGCACGCAGTCTCCTTGCTTCGATTAATGCCGGAATTGGAAGTCCATTTTCCAGACATAGTTCCTGCGCCAACTCCCGACCCCAAGATCGAAAAACAGCGTATCTTCCAATCATTAACCCAGATCTTCATGGAGCTTGCACGGAACAAGCCCTTGGTCGTCATCATTGAAGACTTGCACTGGAGCGACTCGACCAGCCTCGAATTCCTTTTGCTGCTTGCCAGGCGGATTGCGCCATTGCCCATTTTCCTGGTTCTTACATACCGGAGCGACGAGACCAACCCAGAGTTGACCCACTTCCTGGCAGAACTGGACCGCAGCCGTCTCGGGACAGATTTTTCTTTGAAGCGTTTGACAGCTTTCGATGTCGATCTCATGCTGCGCGCCATCCTTGAGCTCGATACGCCGGTCAGCCAGGAATTTCTCGATGCGGTATTCCCATTGACGGAGGGCAACCCTTTTTTTATCGAAGAGATCCTTAAATCTCTCATGGAAGAGGGTGATGTGTTTTTTGCGAATGGCGTGTGGGATCGGAAAGAGATCAGCCAGCTTCGGATTCCACGCACGATCCAGGACGCGGTTCAACGCCGCACCCAAAAATTGGACGAACGAACGGTTCGAGTCTTGACGATGGCTTCGGTTCTGGGAAGGCGCTTTAACTTTCACCTTCTACGGGATATTTTGCAGGTCGACGAACCGGAGTTGTTGGAAAATCTCAAGCAATTGGTTAAAGTGCAATTGATCGTGGAAGAGAACGCCGATGTATTTGCATTTCGGCATGCCCTGACCCGTGAAGCGGCATATTCGACCATGATGCTGCGCGAAAGACAGGGGTTGCATCGTTTGGCGGGCGAAGCCATGGAGCGGATGTTTATTGCGGTCCTTACCTCCCATTTTGCCGACCTGTCTTATCATTTTTATACAGCTGAAGAATGGCGGAAGGCGTTCGATTACTCGCTTAAAGCAGGCGATCAGGCTTGCGATCTCTACGCTCCGCGTGAGGCGATCGTTTTTTACTCGCGAGTCTTTGTGGCAGCCCGCCAATTGGGAAAGGAGATCGAACCCGGGCTGCTCCTCCTGCGTGGACGTGCCTATGAGACCATGGGGGATTTCAAATCGGCATTGGATGATTTCGAACAGGCATTGAAAATTGCACGCGAGTCTCACGATGGGATGACCGAATGGCAGACCCTCCTTAACCTCGGGCAGCTTTGGACGGGGCGGGACTATCAACGCACGGGAGAATATTTCCGCGTTGCAGAATCGGTTTCGCAAACCCTTCAGGATGCCCGCTTGCAAGCCTTGAGTTTGAATCGATTGGGGAATTGGCATGTCAATATCGGGAAGACCGGGCAGGGGTTGGGACTGCACCGCAAGGCATTGGAGATCTATCAGCAGAATCAAGACCCCAAAGGAACGGCTGAATCTTTTGATCTAATGGGCATGGCGGTCATGCATCATGGCGATCTTCTCGCTTCATTTGGCGAATATCAACAGGCCATCAAGATATTCCGCTCGCTTGATGATAAATATGGATTGATCTCCGCATTGTCGGGCTCCTGCAATACCTTCAGTTGGAATGAGACCAATTTTGTACCGGGGATAACCCCGCTTGAAAATTATCACATGTCCATCGAAGCATTGGAATTAAGCCGCCAGACGGGATGGACAGCCGGAGAGGCATTCGTTGAGTGGTCGATTGCGCTAAATCTGGGCGGGCGCGGTCTGTTCGACGAGGCAATCGGTCATGCTTCAGAGTCGCTTCGTATTGCGACCGAGATCGGTCATCGCCAGTGGATCATTGGCGCCCAGAACGCTTTGGGTTATGTCCACTTGATGATGTTACAAGCCAACAGCGCGATCCAGTGGTTTGAACTGGCGCTGGCGTTTGCAAACAAACTTGGTTCTGCCTGGTGGGTGGGGGGGATAACTGCCAATCTGGCAGGTGCTTATTTATTGAACAATGACCTGCCTCGCGCCCGCGCGCTGCTCGATACCGGGTTGGAAAACGAGAAAGGCGATTACACCCTTGCGAGGCAACGGATGTTATGGGCGAAGGGGCATCTTTTATTGGCAGAGGAAAAACCGAAGGAGTCGTTAAAGATCGTGGAGGAGTTGTTATCCTTGCGGTCTCGGCATCCGGCTAATCAACCCATTCCGTATTTATTGAAACTCAAAGGGCAGGCACTGACACGCTTAAAGCAGGAAAAGAAAGCCGTTGAATCCCTGGAAGATGCCAAGCGGGGTGCGATCCAGCGTGAGGCATTGCCATTGCAATGGCAGATCCATGCCCTGTTAGGCTGGCTGCACCGTACTCAGAAGAATACTCAGGCAAGTGAAATGGAATTTGGAAGTGCGCGCCAGGTGCTGAACACGTTGGAAGCCAATATTCAGGACGAAACCTTGCGTGAACAATTTTTAAACCGCGCTTTGGAATATCTGCCAAAAGAGAGGGTGTTGACAAAACGTCAGAGTGAGTCTGAAAAATATGGCGGGCTGACCGCCCGAGAGCGCGAAGTGATGCGTTATTTATCCCGGGGAAAATCGAATCGCGAGATCGCAGAAGCCCTGTTCCTAAGCGAACGGACGGTCGAGAATCATGTCGCCAACATCCTGAATAAGCTGGGTTTTGATTCGCGTGCCCAGGCTGCGGTGTGGGCGGTCGAAAAAGGATTGGTATAGGCTGCCTGCTGTGCAGGGAAAGGGGGATGCATATTGCCTGATCGAGGAGAGCATAAATGACTGAATTATTATTTCGAACATTCCAGAACTGGGGTGAAAGAGAGCGGACGAAACGTGAAAAGTTATTCGATGACTGGTTGCTGAACGACGCATTGCAGGAGGCATGGCGGGCGCGGGTGATTTCGAGCCTTTGCGCGATCTTTCTCGTCTTTACCTTTATCAACGGCTCGACAACTTTAAAAACATTTCTTGAGTACCCGGCTTATCAAAGCTGGCAATTTCTTCTGTTGCTTATCAGTTCGGTCTATTGGGGCGCCTTAATGGGGGTCAGTTGGTGGCTTGCCCGGCACGGAAAAGCGCAGCAGGCTGTGTATATCATGCTGATCTTATTCCTGGTCGGTCCCACCGGGTTGGGGAGTATCGGTATTCGGGAGTTTAGTGATTTCTACAATGTGCCCCTGCTCGTTCTCTCCATTTTGTTCGTTTCCCTCCTTTCGAAGCGGGAAGAACAGCAGACCTTGAACATTGCTGTAATCCTGGTCTGGTCTCTGTATATATTGCTCCAATACCTTCTTGCAGACGATATACAAAGAACCATACCGCCGTTGATGGCAGCCATCACGCCTGGGGCGATCCTGAGCACGATCATGTTTTATGTCATTTTGATCCTTCAGTTTTACCGTTTATCGGTGCCAAACAAGATATTATTATCGTCTCTGACAGCGTTTCATTTTTTTCACCAGGTGATCTTGCTCTATTTACAAAATATCCTTGCGAAATATCTTACATCCTTTGCGCTTGATTATTTCATGGATGAGTTCAGGTTCATCCTGTATTTTCTAATCGGGAGTATGACCCTTGTCCTTTTGATCGTTACGCGCGTGATCTCAAACCCGCTGACTAAATTAACTGATACGGTCGTTCGAATAAACGAAAACAACCTCAAACTTCGTGCAGATTTGACCAGCATCGATGAGTTTGGAGAATTATCAAAGGTCTTCAACCAGATCATTGCCCGCCTGGGAGAGACACTTGATGGGTTGGAGCAGCAAGTGGAGGAACGTACGCGCGATTTGAACGTGGCATCCCAGGTCTCGAAGCAGATCACCCAGGTGTTAAACCTCGAAGAATTGCTTCCGAAACTGGTGGAGGAAACGAAGCAGGGCTTTAATTTGTACTTTTCGTCAGTGTACTTGTTCGATTTCGAATCCCGTCAATTACTTCTGGCGGCCGGAAGTGGAGAGGCAGGAAACCGGATGAAGAAAGAAGGCAAGGCGTATGATATCGAGGCGCGTCCAAGTATGGTGGCGCAGGCTGCCCGTGATCGTCGAGCCGTGGTGGTTGGCGATGTGAGAGAGCCCGGGACGACTTTCAATCCCAACCCCTATCTGCCGGATACTCGTTCGGCTGTGACCATACCGATGATGATCCAGGATGAATTGGTGGGTGTTTTGGGCTTACAGTCCACTACACTGAACGAGTTTTCTTCGCAGGAAGATGTTCGCATCCTGACCTCATTGGCGGAGCAGATCGCTGTGGCGGTACGGAATGCCCAGTTATATGAAAATCAGGTGCGAGTGGCGGATGAATTGAAGCGGTTGGATAACCTGAAAAATCAATTCCTTGCCAGTATGAGCCATGAATTGCGGACGCCCTTAAATGCCATCATCAATTACGTTGCCATGGTGTCAGATGGGATGATGGGAGAAATAAATGCTGAACAGAAAGAATTACTGGATGGCGCGGTAAAAAGTTCACGTCACTTGTTGCACCTGATAAACGATCTATTGGATATCAGCAAGATCCAGGCAGGGAAACTTGCCCTGTATGTGGAAGATGATGTAAATGTTCATAATGAACTTGAAGCCAGTTTGAACATTGCAAGTGCGATGATCCTCGATAAACCCCTTCGGATCGTCATGGAAATCGAAAGGAATCTGCCCTTGATCTTTGGGGACAAACGTCGTATCCGGCAGATCGTCTTGAATCTTTTGAGCAATGCCATAAAATTTACTGATGGAGGTACCATCACCTTGCAGGCGAAACGGTCTGGGGATGAGGTCATCATTTCCGTCATCGATTCCGGTCCGGGCATCCCTCATGCGGCGCAATCCCTGATCTTCGAACCGTTTACCCAAACCGAGGATGGCATAAAATTGGAAGGCACCGGTTTGGGTCTGCCCATCTCCCGGACTCTCGCCCAGCTTCATGGCGGAAGGTTGTGGGTCGAAAGCGAACCCGGGTCTGGGGCTGCCTTCCACTTTGCCCTGCCAACGGTTGGGAGATCACCGTGAGCAAGGAAGCCCCGAAGGATATTTCCATCCTCTATCTTGAGGATGATTTTGCCAGCCGCAAAGTGATGTCCATTATTCTTGAAAGAGCGGTAGGGATCAAGACATTTGCCGTCTTCGAGAACAGCGTGGATTTTATGACGCGCCTCAAAAGCCTGACCTTCAAACCATCCATTTTTTTGATCGACATCCACGTTCCGCCTCACGATGGATTTGAAGTTTTGCAGATGCTGCGGAACGACCCCGAACACCGCTCTGCGACCATCATTGCCCTGACCGCCAGTGTCATGATCGAGGAGGTAAGGCAGCTGAGGGCAGCCGGTTTTGACGGCGCGATCAGCAAACCGATCGATCATCGAAAATTTCCCAGTCTGTTGAAGCGGATCGTGGAAGGTGAATCAGTATGGAATATTTCATAAAATGTGAGGAAAAAGAATGATCAAACCCTTTTTGGCAAACAAAAGGATATTTCTGATCGAGGATGACTTAGTGAATATTCACATCTTCACAAAGGTCCTTGCAAAACAGAACGCCGAGGTTTTGCATGATACCCTTGGTCACAGTGCGGTTAAGAATATTGTGGAGAACCTGCCTGTCGACCTGATCGTGGTGGACGTCATGCTAAACCGCGGACAGAACGGTTTTGATGTTTTTGAAAAAATCAAGGAAGAGCCGCGTACGCGTAATATCAAGGTTATTGCCACCACATCCCTGGACCCTGAGATCCTCATTCCCAAAGCACGTGAGGCGGGTTTTTCCGGTTTTATTGGCAAGCCGGTGAACGCCCTCGAACTTCCCGCCTTGCTTGAGAAGGTCTTGAAAGGCGAGCAGGTATGGATCGGGCACGAACTCTGATCGACCCCAAATCGTGAAAATAATGGATTGATAAAACTAGGTACTCTCAACCTTTGAAACTAGGTATTTTCCACGATGGCATCCCATCGTGGTTTTGTTTTAATGCGGGGCAAAGGAGTAATAAAAAGTGGTCCTGTTGAACGCCGCTTTACACCTTGAACTGGACTGTTTGTGTACATGACCGAAATTTTATCGGTTGTAAAAATGAATTACTTTATAGGAGAAAATCATGAATAAGAAAAATAAATTATCGATCGCATTCACGCTCGTTGTAGCCTCGATGCTGGCATGTACCCTTCCGGCATCGCAGCAACCCGTCACTGAAACGCCTGATTTGGCGGCAACCCTCACAGCGATTCCCACTTTTGAGGAATCACCAACACCCATTCCGCCAACAGCGACGGTGTGCCAGCCGACCGTCACCACGACTCAGGATTCAAACGTCCGCAAGGGACCCAGCCAGGTTTATGACAAGCTTGGTTACCTTCCCCAGGGCGCTTCGGCACCCGTTGCTGGCAAGAGCAGCGATGGCACTTGGTGGTATATCCAATTTGCATCCGGCGAGAACGGATACGGCTGGATCTCCGGCTCTATCGTGACTGCGACCTGTATCCCGACCACTCTGGCGGTCGTGGCCGCCCCGCCGATTCCGGTTTCGCAGCCAAAGCATACAAAGACGCCCAAGCCATCCAACAACAATAACCACAATAACAACAATAACACCACGACGGCGACCCCCACTCAAACCCAGCCCAGCAACCCTGGCGAACTGCTTTTCAAAGTGGATTTCGATTCGGTCTGGTACTGCGGCGGGCAGGCAAGGGTCAGTGCAAAGATCTATAACATTGGCACGGCAACCATTGAGTCGGTGATGTACAGCGTCGAGGCGAACGGGCTTTATATAAACGGCGGTACGATCAACAACTCGCCATTTGAGTCCACTGCCACAGAGCCGGAACCCAATTGTGCCCAGGATGTCGGGCACGGACAAGGTTCTCTGGCTCCGGGCGCTAACGCCTTCATTCCCATCATCATCTCATCGGTGCCTGCAGCCGGAACCCAGGGATTCTTGTATGTGGAGTCCTGCACAGACAACAACCGCAAGGGAACCTGCACCGGTCAGTTCGTATATTTCACTTTTTAGCCGAGGGGACCGTTGCCATAATAGATCGATGACCTCAATATATTGCGACCTTGGCAGAGATTTGCTACCTGCCAGGGTTGCTTTGGGTAAGTATGGGATATATCCTTATGGTGTTTATTTTTTTCTATCCTTCTGAACATTAAAGTAAATGCACAAAAAAGTAAGATCGTTTGAGATGCAAAACTAGGTATTCGAAGTTCTTAAATCTAAGTAGTTTCCACGATGGCAGACCATCGTGGTTTTGCTTTAATGGGCGCATCGCTGCAGTGAGTTTGCTGCAAAGCTATATAAACCAAGGAGAAAAAAATGTTAAAAAATCGTACATTCAAATTACTGCTTATCGGACTGGTCCTGGCAATTGTTGCTATCTTTTTTCAGAATGCTTTTGCCAAGGTGAGCGATCCCACCGCGGTGGATCATACCTTCCACACGCCACCCATGTCAGACTACAAACCTGTGGATCATACCTTCCACACGCCACCCATGTCGGACTACAAGCCTGTGGATCACACATTCCACACACCGCCCATGTCGGACTATAACCCTTGATCAAGTTACCGGTTAACTGTTCAATCAGCGGACTGAATCATGAAAGACAGCAATCTCTTCCGATTTTTTTGGAAGAGATTGCTGTCTCAATGGATGGGTGATGGCTTGAGCTTGTTGTCAGGGAGGTTAATGAGCGAAAAACTAGGTACTCCATTCTTGAAACCTGAGTAGTTTCCACGATGGCAATCCAGCATGGTTTTGCTTTAATGGGCACATCGATGCAGACGCTTTCTGCAATTTTTATAAATGATTAGGAGAAAAAGATGAGCATAATAACTTCTGAAAAGCGCGATGAAATGACACCTGAAATGGAGGCGCTGAAAGTACGACTCAAAGCCACCTGGGAAGCGGGCGATTACGGACACTTTGCCACATATCTGTTGCCTGGGGCGTTGGAGTTCCTTTCTCGGGTTACGGTCGAACCGGGAAGTCGTGTCCTTGATGTGGCTTGCGGTGCCGGGCAGACGGCAATTCCGATGGCGCGGGCGGGTGCGAAGGTAACCGGGATCGACCTCGCCGCGAATTTGGTGGAGCAAGCCCGCGCCATGTCAAAGGTAGAAAAGCTGGACGCCCGCTTCGATGAGGGAGATGCGGAAATGCTTCCTTATGACGATGCTTCGTTCGATATGGTGATCAGCCTGATCGGAGCCATGTTCGCACCCCGCCCTGAACTGGTCGCCGCGGAGTTGAAACGTGTAACCCGACCGGGCGGCAAGATCATCATGGGCAATTGGACCCCCGGTGGTTTCGTGGGGCAGATGTTCAAGATCATGGGCAAACACGTGCCACCTTCGCCCCTAATGCCCCCACCCGTGAAATGGGGCGATGAAGCAACCGTGCGCGAACGATTTGGGAATGAATTCTCGCATCTTAAAGTCAGCCGCCACCTGTACCCGTTCAAATATCCTTTTTCCCCTGCAAAGGTTGTCGAATTCTTCCGTCAATATTATGGTCCGACATTCAAAGCCTTTGCTGCGCTTGAAGGGGATAAACAGGCAGCCCTGCGAAGTGAGTTGGAAGAATTATGGAGCACCTTCAACACAGCCATGAACGGCACGACAAGTGTAATGGCTGAGTATCTTGAAGTGGTTGCTGTAAAAGCATAGAAAATTCAAAATGTGAATGAAGGAGCATCGAAAAAAAAGTAGATGCTCCTGGCAAGTTTTTGGAATAATCAACAAGAGGATCGCAATGAATCAACCAAAAGGATACGTAGACACACAATATTTGCAGACTACCGCCGCCCTGCTTCAGGACTTCAAACAACGCAGTTACGAATGGATGCAAATTCAGCCGGGTCATGTTGTTTTGGATGTCGGCTGTGGCCCAGCTTCTGATACGGTGGCGCTTG
This portion of the Anaerolineales bacterium genome encodes:
- a CDS encoding response regulator; its protein translation is MSKEAPKDISILYLEDDFASRKVMSIILERAVGIKTFAVFENSVDFMTRLKSLTFKPSIFLIDIHVPPHDGFEVLQMLRNDPEHRSATIIALTASVMIEEVRQLRAAGFDGAISKPIDHRKFPSLLKRIVEGESVWNIS
- a CDS encoding response regulator; this encodes MIKPFLANKRIFLIEDDLVNIHIFTKVLAKQNAEVLHDTLGHSAVKNIVENLPVDLIVVDVMLNRGQNGFDVFEKIKEEPRTRNIKVIATTSLDPEILIPKAREAGFSGFIGKPVNALELPALLEKVLKGEQVWIGHEL
- a CDS encoding class I SAM-dependent methyltransferase, which gives rise to MTPEMEALKVRLKATWEAGDYGHFATYLLPGALEFLSRVTVEPGSRVLDVACGAGQTAIPMARAGAKVTGIDLAANLVEQARAMSKVEKLDARFDEGDAEMLPYDDASFDMVISLIGAMFAPRPELVAAELKRVTRPGGKIIMGNWTPGGFVGQMFKIMGKHVPPSPLMPPPVKWGDEATVRERFGNEFSHLKVSRHLYPFKYPFSPAKVVEFFRQYYGPTFKAFAALEGDKQAALRSELEELWSTFNTAMNGTTSVMAEYLEVVAVKA